ACCCGGTCAGCCAGAGCGAAGGTGTCTTCGCGATCCGGATCGAACACCACCTGGGCAAGGCCTTCACGATCGCGAATATCGAGGAAAATCACGCCACCATGGTCGCGACGGCGATGGACCCAGCCGCAAAGAGTGATTTCCTGATCCGCCAGCGATTCGTTCAGCTGGCCGCAATAGTGGGTACGCATCATGGTGTGCTGTTCCTGTGTTCGACGATTCGGCGCGGGAGCTGCCTGACGGCCGCTTAGCGCTCGGATAAAAGCGCAATAATATACCCGAATTTTCGCTTCCGCGGGAAAAGCCGGGCGACGCGGAGGGCCGCGTCCTTTCGTAGCATTGAGGCTTTGCCCGCTATGCTTATACTGATCGATGAAAGACGCAGAACCAGCGGATCAAAAGGAGTGAATATGAAGATCGATATCGGTATCACCGAAGAAGACCGTGGAAAAATCGCTGACGGGCTGTCTCGCCTGCTGGCCGATACCTACACGCTCTATCTGAAGACTCACAATTTCCACTGGAACGTGAAAGGTCCGATGTTCCAGACGCTGCATGTGATGTTCGAGACGCACTACACCGAGCTCGCTCTCGCCGTGGACGACATCGCCGAGCGAATCCGCACGCTGGGCTTTCCGGCCCCGGGTACCTACAAGCAATTTGTCGAACTGAGCTCCATCAAGGAAGACGAAGGCGTGCCAGAAGCGCGCGACATGATCCGTCTATTGGTAGAAGGCCAGGAAGCCTGCGTACGGACGGCGCGCAGCATCTTTCCGATCTGCGACGCGACCAACGACGAGCCAACCGCGGATCTTCTGACCCAGCGCATGCAGGTGCACGAGAAGAATGCATGGATGCTGCGCAGCCTTCTCGAAGGCTGAAAGAAAGGCGCGGGACTGGTGCCCGCGCCTCTCTGGCCCCGCCTTCCGCCATCGGTCCGATAGTCGTCAATAATGCGGGGGGGGCGCGTCTTCGGAATCCATGGGGATCGACGCCGCAATGTCCGCCTGCCGGCGAGCCAGCAATTCCAACGCCCGGTTCAGCTTGTCCAGCTCCAATTGTTGCCGACTGACCATGTCGTTAAGCGTCTGGATGGTGTCATCCTGAAATGCCAATCGCGCTTCCAAGTCGACCAAACGCTGCTCATGCTCGGTGCTCATAGCTCGACCTCCGTAAAATTGAAGTCTTTATCGAATACCGCTCGGAGTGTATCCAGCCGCTGCTGACGAGCTTCGTCGGTATAGTGCACCGCCGGAAACTTGCCCCAGACTGGGGCAGGCCAGGAAATATCTCCACGATAACGAACAATTACGTGCACATGCAGCTGACTGACCATATTACCCAGCGCGGCAATGTTCATCTTGTCGGCACCGAAGGCATCTTTCAAGGCATGGGCGACGGCAGTGGTCTCCGTATGAAGTTGACGTTGATCGCCTTCGCTCAGTTCGAATATTTCAGTGACGTCTTCGCGTCGAGGCACCAGGATTAGCCAGGGGTATTGCGCATCGTTCGTCAGCAGCACCCGCGATAGCGGAAGATCGCCTACTGTTATACAGTCCTGCGCCAATTGGGGATGAAGTTCGAACATGTCTGCCGCTCCGATTGAAAAGGGATGAATGCCGCAAGGATTCCAGCCATACCGAAAAGATGGTTAAGATAGCTGCGCTTCGCCGCAAACGCGGCGGGACGAAACGCGCGGCGGATGCGACAGCTTGTGAGGAGTATGCGACAAATCACTGTTTTCCAAGCTTTTGCTTTTGTATATTGCCATGCGATGTTTTAGAGTCAGGCCGATAATAAAAACAGACGGTAACGATAACAGTAGCCTCAAGCTTTTTTGATGAAGGAGTACACAATGAAAAATGCAGTCAAATGGAGTTCGATCGCGCTTGCGGTTGCCATGGGCAACGGTCTGATCGCGTCGCAAGCTGTAGCGCAAACCGAATCCGAAAATCAGGGCATCGTTGAAGGCGCTACCGCGACCCTCAATAGCCGCACAGTCTACTTCAACCGCGATTTCCGTGATGCTCCCGGCAAGCGCGAAGAAGCGGCTACCGGCCTGCTGCTCGACTTCCAGTCCGGCTTCAGCCAGGGCCCGATCGGCCTGGGCTTCGACATCACTGCTATGGGTGGCCTGAAACTCGATAGCGGTCGGACCCGCACCAACACCGGCCTGCTGCCCGTTGATCCTGACGGCAAAGCTCCTAACGAATATTCCGAAATCCGCGGCGCCGTTAAGGCTAACGTACTGGGCGACACCGTCCTGCGTTATGGCCTGCACTTCCCGGAAAACCCGGTCATCGCCTATGACGACGCTCGCTTGCTGCCGAACCACTATCACGGCTACAGCGTTGCCAACAACTCCATCGAAGGTCTGTTCGTCGAAGCCGGTCGCATGACCGACCGCGGCGAAATGGCGTATTCCGATGAGAACGACGGCGCGTTCGGCGTTGAAGACGGCGACGTGACTTACCTCGGCGGTAGCTACACCTTCAACGACGCACTGGCCGCTAGCCTCTATACCTCCAAGGCCGAAGACGAGTGGAAGCGCCACTTCCTGGGCCTGAGCCACAGCTTCGACATCAACGAAGGTCTGGCGCTGGGTACCGAATTCGCCTTCTACGACACCTCCGACGAAACTCCTGGCGCGGAAACAAACGACAACCAGGCGGGTTCGATCGCCGTTACCCTGGGCGCCGGCAACCACGGCTTCACCGTTGCTTACCAGCAAATGGGCGGTGATGCAGGTTTCAACTATTATGACGGTGCCATCTTCCTGGCCAACTCGATCCAGTACGGTGACTTCAACGCCAAGGACGAGAAGTCCTACCAGGCTCGTTACGATTATGACTTCGCAGGCCTCGGCATTCCCGGCCTGAGCTTCATGACCCGTTACGTGCGTGGCTACGACATCGACACCGATTTCGAAGGCGCCGGCACGTTCATCGCTCGCGACACTCGCTGGGAGCGCAACAGCCACCTGAACTACGAGTTTCAGTCGGGCGCACTGGAAGGCCTGAACGTACTGTGGCGTAACGCTACAATCCGTCAGGACGCCAACATCGGCGGCGGTGACGTCGACGAGAACCGTCTGATCGTTTCCTATTCCTGGGATCTGCTGTAATCCCTAGGTAGCAGAAATAGAAAAAAACCCGGCTCAGGCCGGGTTTTTTTATGCCTGCCAGCTGGTCGCCAGTCACTTCGCGCGCACTGTACGGAGCATCAGCCGGCCCGTACAATACCGGCCAGAATCGCCCTCCGATACCAGGATCCGCTTGCCTCATGCGTACCAGCCAATTTCTCATCTCTACCCTGAAAGAAACGCCTGCCGACGCGTCGGTCATTAGCCACCAGCTGATGCTGCGTGCCGGCATGATCCGCAAGATCGCGTCGGGCCTGTACACCTGGCTGCCAATGGGGTTGCGCGTCCTGCGCAAGGTCGAGCATGTAGTGCGCGAGGAAATGAACAACGCCGGTGCGCTGGAAGTTCTGATGCCGGCGATTCAGCCAGCGGAGCTGTGGCAGGAGTCGGGGCGCTGGGAGCAGTACGGACCGGAACTGCTGCGCCTGAAGGATCGTCATGACCGCGAGTTCTGTGTCGGCCCGACCCATGAGGAAGTGATCACGGAACTGGCGCGCAACGAGATCACCAGCTACAAACAGCTGCCGCTCAATCTCTACCAGATCCAGACCAAATTCCGCGATGAAATCCGTCCGCGCTTCGGCCTGATGCGCGCGCGCGAATTCACCATGAAGGATGCGTATTCCTTTCATCTCGACCAGGCGTCACTGCAGCAGACGTACGATGGCATGTACCAGGCCTACTGCAAT
The nucleotide sequence above comes from Halopseudomonas xinjiangensis. Encoded proteins:
- a CDS encoding Dps family protein — translated: MKIDIGITEEDRGKIADGLSRLLADTYTLYLKTHNFHWNVKGPMFQTLHVMFETHYTELALAVDDIAERIRTLGFPAPGTYKQFVELSSIKEDEGVPEARDMIRLLVEGQEACVRTARSIFPICDATNDEPTADLLTQRMQVHEKNAWMLRSLLEG
- a CDS encoding SlyX family protein, translated to MSTEHEQRLVDLEARLAFQDDTIQTLNDMVSRQQLELDKLNRALELLARRQADIAASIPMDSEDAPPPHY
- a CDS encoding OprD family outer membrane porin; this translates as MKNAVKWSSIALAVAMGNGLIASQAVAQTESENQGIVEGATATLNSRTVYFNRDFRDAPGKREEAATGLLLDFQSGFSQGPIGLGFDITAMGGLKLDSGRTRTNTGLLPVDPDGKAPNEYSEIRGAVKANVLGDTVLRYGLHFPENPVIAYDDARLLPNHYHGYSVANNSIEGLFVEAGRMTDRGEMAYSDENDGAFGVEDGDVTYLGGSYTFNDALAASLYTSKAEDEWKRHFLGLSHSFDINEGLALGTEFAFYDTSDETPGAETNDNQAGSIAVTLGAGNHGFTVAYQQMGGDAGFNYYDGAIFLANSIQYGDFNAKDEKSYQARYDYDFAGLGIPGLSFMTRYVRGYDIDTDFEGAGTFIARDTRWERNSHLNYEFQSGALEGLNVLWRNATIRQDANIGGGDVDENRLIVSYSWDLL
- a CDS encoding HIT domain-containing protein — translated: MFELHPQLAQDCITVGDLPLSRVLLTNDAQYPWLILVPRREDVTEIFELSEGDQRQLHTETTAVAHALKDAFGADKMNIAALGNMVSQLHVHVIVRYRGDISWPAPVWGKFPAVHYTDEARQQRLDTLRAVFDKDFNFTEVEL